The genomic window CTTGCTCCTTTCCTCCAGCACCAACTGGGCGGCGTCCCGCAGGGCGCGCACCAGCTTGCCGGATTCCTTCAGTTCGTCGGTATTGCCTGCCTCGATCTTGCGACGCAGGCGGTCCAGGTCCGCGGCATAGGACCGGAACAGCCCGTCCGCGATGTCCAGCACGCTCGTGTCCGGCGCTGCATCGCCGGGCATGAATGGTCCTTCCGGCGGTTCGCACCCCGGGTCGAAACTGATCGTCATTCGCTTGTTGCCCTGCCCTCGTGTGTCTGTCCGCACGAGCGAGACATGAAAAAAGCGGCCTCAGGTCCGACGACCTGGCCGCTTGCCCACCTCTCCCAGCATGTAAACTTTCTACCCCAGGGCGTTCGCAGAGTCAACGCAAAACCAATGGTTGCGAAGGGATTGCTTAATCATCCTGCATTATCAATGACTTGCCAGACGCAACACCCCGGCGCGCGCTGATG from Paracoccus sp. SMMA_5_TC includes these protein-coding regions:
- a CDS encoding permease encodes the protein MTISFDPGCEPPEGPFMPGDAAPDTSVLDIADGLFRSYAADLDRLRRKIEAGNTDELKESGKLVRALRDAAQLVLEERSKVDKLRKDAAGQVGAGALDLVAARDEIGRRLACLRRAGGG